The following coding sequences lie in one Chitinispirillales bacterium genomic window:
- the rpsT gene encoding 30S ribosomal protein S20 has translation MPQHKSSKKRMRQTVKVNARNRMVRSQINTASKKLLAAKGESVAAALNDVYSVIDHAVKAGVIHKNKAANRKSRLALKVKTAAV, from the coding sequence ATGCCGCAACATAAATCGAGTAAAAAAAGAATGAGACAGACTGTGAAGGTAAACGCGAGAAATCGTATGGTTCGTTCGCAAATCAATACCGCGTCAAAAAAATTATTAGCGGCAAAAGGAGAAAGCGTCGCCGCCGCGCTTAATGATGTTTATTCGGTTATTGATCACGCGGTTAAGGCAGGCGTTATTCATAAAAATAAAGCGGCGAACCGTAAATCACGGTTGGCTTTAAAAGTGAAAACCGCCGCGGTATGA